The following coding sequences lie in one Phragmites australis chromosome 8, lpPhrAust1.1, whole genome shotgun sequence genomic window:
- the LOC133925918 gene encoding peroxidase P7-like has protein sequence MATFTTPTTFLALAVVLAVLGGAAAQQLSPNFYSTTCPNLATIVRQGMASAVQTEKRMGASILRMFFHDCFVNGCDGSILLDDTSSFTGEKGAGPNANSVRGFEVIDAIKTQVEASCKATVSCADILALAARDGVSLLGGPTWSVPLGRKDSRTASQSAANANLPGPGSSLATLIRMFGNKNLSPRDMTALSGAHTIGRSQCQFFRNRIYNERNIDAAFAAQRQQTCPRSGGDSNLAPFDVQTPDGFDNAYYQNLVAQRGLLHSDQELFNGGSQDALVGQYSTNAAQFAADFVSAMVKMGNLLPSSGTPTEVRLNCRKVN, from the exons ATGGCCACCTTCACCACGCCGACGACCTTCCTCGCTCTCGCCGTCGTCCTCGCCGTTCTCGGCGGCGCCGCGGCTCAGCAGCTGTCGCCAAACTTCTACTCCACGACGTGCCCGAACCTGGCCACCATCGTGCGGCAGGGGATGGCTTCGGCCGTGCAGACGGAGAAGAGGATGGGCGCCTCCATCCTCCGCATGttcttccacgactgcttcgtcaaT GGATGCGACGGCTCGATCCTCCTGGACGACACGTCGTCCTTCACTGGGGAGAAGGGCGCCGGCCCGAACGCCAACTCGGTCCGTGGGTTCGAGGTGATCGACGCCATCAAGACGCAGGTGGAGGCCTCCTGCAAGGCgaccgtctcctgcgccgacatcCTCGCGCTCGCCGCTCGTGACGGAGTCAGCCTG CTGGGAGGCCCGACGTGGAGCGTGCCGCTGGGCCGCAAGGACTCGCGCACGGCGAGCCAGAGCGCGGCCAACGCCAACCTGCCGGGCCCGGGGTCCAGCCTCGCGACGCTCATCAGGATGTTCGGCAACAAGAACCTGTCCCCGCGCGACATGACGGCGCTGTCGGGTGCGCACACCATCGGCCGGTCGCAGTGCCAGTTCTTCCGCAACCGCATCTACAACGAGCGCAACATCGACGCCGCCTTCGCGGCGCAGCGGCAGCAGACGTGCCCGCGGTCGGGCGGCGACAGCAACCTGGCCCCGTTCGACGTGCAGACCCCCGACGGGTTCGACAACGCCTACTATCAGAACCTGGTCGCGCAGCGGGGGCTGCTGCACTCGGACCAGGAGCTCTTCAACGGCGGCTCGCAGGACGCGCTGGTGGGGCAGTACAGCACCAACGCGGCGCAGTTCGCCGCCGACTTCGTGTCGGCGATGGTAAAGATGGGCAACCTGCTGCCGTCGTCCGGGACGCCGACGGAGGTCAGGCTCAACTGCAGGAAGGTCAACTAG